AAGGTAAAAGTTTTGTATCTTATGGTCAAACTGTTTACACTGCTGACATGAGCTTACTTCTTGGAAGAATACATATAGACTCAAGAAACTCATTCTTTTATAAAGAAGTAGGCTTAGATGGAATAATTGAATTATCAAGAATATCTTCCTTAGGAATGCAAGCGGTAGCAAGAACAACCATCGGAACGCCAATTACTTATATGGAAATGAAAAATGCTTATGAAAATAACTTTCTCATACCGTACAAAAAAAACCAGCCGGAAGATTTTAAAACTCTTGAGCAGCTAATAAAGATAGACAAAGGTGGTTTGACATTAAAACCTTTAGTAGGACTATTTGAAAATGTGGCAGAATACGATTTTTTCTCTATGTATCCATCAATCATAACAAATTATAATCTTTCTTATGAAACTATTAACTGTAAGCATCCAGAATGTAAAAAAACCTTACCTTATACAAATTATAGAATCTGTACAAAAAAGATAGGCATTGTTCCACAAACATTAAAATGGCTTCTTGAAAGAAGGCTTAAATATAAGCAATTACTTAAAAAAGAAAAAAATCAGATTTATGATAATAGACAAAAAGCTTTAAAATGGCTTTTAGTAGTTAGCTTTGGTTATCTTGGATATAAAAACGCAGTTTTTGGAAGAATAGAATCACACGAAGCAACAACATCAATCGGAAGACAGCTTATTACTTTTGTAAAAGAGATTTTAGAAGCAAAAGGCTTTAGAGTAATTCATATTCTTACCGATTCTATCTGGGTTTACAAACATGATTATACGATAGATGATTATAAAAAGATGGAAGAATATTTGAATAAAAGAATCAACGAAAAATTTATTCCGGTGAATCCTGACGGAATACCATTTAAGATTTTACTGGAAGGTGTTTATGATTGGATAGTTTTTTTACCTTCAAAATCTAATTCCGTTGGTGTTTCTAACCGTTATTTTGGAAAGTTTAGCAATGGTGAGTTTAAATTTAGAGGAATAGATTTAAGAAGAAGAGATGTTCCAGAATTTATTAAAAATTTTCAATTAGAAGTTTTTGAGCATTTAGGCAAAGCAAAAAACAAAACAGAATTCTTAAAGTTAATAAAAGATATAGATGAGATATTCGACAAACACAAACAAAAATTAATGGAAGGAGATTTTTCATTAAAGGACTTAATAATAAAAAAGAAAGTTTCCAAGGATTCAAGTTCATATCAGAAAAGGACAGATTTATCAGAAGTAGCCGGAACTTTGCTAAAAGAAGGCTTTAATCTAAATCCGGGTGAAAGTGTTAATATCATTTATATTCTTGATAAATATATAAAAGCTATGCCGCTTGAAATCTATCTGACAAATCCAAAGCCAATAAACATAGAAAAATACTTAAAAATGCTTGAAGAATCTAAAATTGGATTATTACCAAAAAAGCTTTTTGGTAATGTATTAAGGTAAAAAATGGGAACAAGCATAATAGATTTCAAATAGAATTATTGAGATTTTTCGTATGGTTTTGGAACGATGTATTAATACTATTAACCTTCATTCTAAGACTTCAAAGCCGAGGGAACTTCTTTTTCAAAGATGGTGAGAAAATGAATAAGTGAGAGACAAAAGGTGGAAATTCCTCGCTGTAATTGCAGAATGGCATAGTTGAATAACTTTTATCATCAACTATAAAAATAGTATCATTATAAATTTACATCTTTTCATTACTCATACAGCTTAGCTCGATTTAGGCTGAATAGACCTTCCTGTAGTAAATCACGAACTATCTTTCAATATGTAATTAGATGCGGTACATTAATATCTTATCAACACTTCATTTTGCAATTTTATGTTTAACATCTTGCATTTTATGTATTAAAAGCCCTATCTCCAGCATCGCCAATACCTGGGATTATATAACCTTTGTCGTTTAATTCTTTATCAATCTGACCTATGTAAAATAAAACATCTTTAAATTTACTTATATTTCTGATTCCTTCCGGAGATGCAACTATATTTAATGAAATAATTTTCTCCGGATTATGTTTTTTAATCACACTTATTGCATACTCTAAAGAACCACCTGTTGCAACCATTGGGTCGACTATTATCACAGTTTTACCGTTTAAATCAGGAAGTCTTTCATAAAATAATGTACTTTTTAATGTTTCTTCATCTCTTTTTATTGCTAAAAATCCGGCTTTTGCCTCAGGTAAAACTTCTAAGCATCCATTCAACATCGGCAAACCGGCTCTTAAGATCGGTACAATAACGTATTTATCTTCTTCCAATGCTTCAAATGAACCTTTAGCAAGGGGTGTTTCTACTTCCGCGTATATCGGATTTTCATTCTTTAAAGCTTCTATTAATAAAATCTTTGCTATTATCTCTATCTGTTTTCTAACTTGAGAAGACTTTAAATTTTTATCTCTTAATTTTGTTAAAGCATTTTTTAACACCATATTATCAACTATTTTTATATTTTCCATTTTTTCTCCTTTAAGAGTTAATAAAATATGCCTAAAGTATTGTATAATTTTATCATTATTCAATTTGTGAGGTAATATCGTGAAGAAAGTTGGTTATTTTTATGATGATATATATTTAGAACATGATACAGGAATAGGTCATCCAGAATCTCCGGAAAGACTTATTTACATAAATAAATATTTAGAACCTATAAAGGATAAATTAATCCATCTAAAGCCAAGAAGAGCATCTGCTAAGGAAATAACGTTGATACATGATATTTACTATCCACAAGAAATAATGGATTTTTGTGCTGCCGGTGGTGGATATTTAGACCCGGATACACACGTTGGAGAGTATTCGTATGAAGCTGCTGTGATGGCAGTAGGTGCGGGTCTTGAAGCAATCGATAATATCGTTAATGGAAAGATAGAAAGGGCATTTTGTGCTGTAAGACCACCGGGTCATCATGCAGAAAAAGATAAAGCAATGGGATTTTGTATCTTTAATAATATTGCTATAACAGCAAGATATGTACAGCAAAAAGGCTTTAATAAAGTTTTTATAATAGATTTTGATGCCCACCATGGAAACGGTACACAAAAAGCTTTCTACGATGATGACACTGTGTTTTACTTTTCAACCCATGAATATCCCTTTTATCCGGGAACCGGTTCAAAAAATGAAAAAGGAGTTGGAAAAGGCTACGGATATACTTATAATGTTCCACTGCCCGCCGGTACAGGTGATGAAGTCTATACAGAAATTTACAGTCAAACCCTGCCAGAGCTTGTAAAGTCTTTTAATCCAGACATAATTCTTGTTTCTGCCGGTTATGACTTACATCAAGATGACCCATTAACTTACTTAGAAGTATCAACAGAAGGAATTGGAACGATAGTAGAAAATATTTTAAAGTCAGCAGATGTTCCTTATGTCTTCATGCTTGAAGGTGGGTATAATCTAAATGCTTTAGGTGAAAGTGTAAGATTAACAATTGAAAAAATGCTTTACATCTAACCTTAATTGTTATCCTTAAGGAGCATTGATGAAATTACTAAAAGAGATATTAACAGATGAAAAAATAATTTATGGAAATCAAGAGACAGTTATAGAAGGAATTACAAATAACAGCAAAAAAGTCGAGAAGAATTACGCATTTTTTGCCATTAAAGGCACATCGGTAGATGGTCATAACTTTATTGACGAAGCTATAAAAAATGGTGCATCTGTAATTTTTATAGAAGATGAAAAGTATGTTGAAAGTTTAAAAGGAAAAAATATAACTGTTGTTTTGACAGATAACGGCAGAAAGTCTTTAGCTTTGGCTTCAAACAGGTTTTATGATAATCCATCTGAAAAGTTAAAAGTGATAGCAATTACTGGAACAAATGGAAAGACTACAACATCAAACTTACTTGCCCAGTATTATGAAATGGCCGGGTATAAAGTTGGTGTAATCGGGACAATCAATTACAGAGTTGGAGATGAGATATTATCTTCAGGACATACAACGCCAGACCCAGTAGAATGGTTTAAAACACTTAAAGTAATGAAAGATAAAGGGGCGGATGTAGTAGTTGCAGAAGTTTCTTCCCATGCAGCAGACCAGTATAGAGTTTATTCAACAAAGTTTCATGGTGGAATTTTTACGAATCTAACACAAGACCATCTTGATTATCACCAAACAATGGAAAATTACTTCTTAGCAAAAAGAAGAATTTTTGAGCAGATTGATGAATTCAATAAAGAAGCAATTTACAGCATAAATGTAGATGATGAGTATGGAAGAAGAATCTTAGATTATCTAAAAAACCATTTAAAAGTCAATGATGACAAAATCATTACATACGGAAAAACATCAGAAGATTTTAAGATTCTTGATTATAGACTTTCACTTTTTGAGACTGAATTTAGCTATAAATATAAAGATACATTAAGCAAAATCAAAACAAAATTGAGAGGGGTTTTTAATATTTATAATCTATCTGCTGCCGTTTCTTTTCTTATAAAAGATGGTTTTGATTTGAAATTCTTAGAAGAAAAAGCATTACATCTAAAGCCGATTAAAGGAAGGTTTGAAGTAATAGAAGGGCAAGGTTTTATAGTTGTTATAGATTATGCCCATACACCGGATGCACTTGAAAACATTTTAAAATCGTTAAATGAAATCAAAGAAAATAGAATCATAGCAGTGTTTGGAGCAGGTGGCAACAGAGACAAGACAAAAAGACCATTGATGGGAGAGACGGCAGAAAAACTATCTGATATTGTAATTCTAACATCTGATAATCCAAGAAATGAAGACCCATTAAGTATAATAGAAGATATCTTAGATGGAATAAAAGATAAAGACAAAGTAATAACTATTGTAGATAGAAAACAGGCAATAGAAAAAGCTATCAGTTTAGCAAAAGAAAAAGATATAATTTTAATAGCAGGGAAAGGACATGAAAATTATCAGATAATTGGCGATAAAATATTGCATTTTGACGATGCAGAAGTAGTAAAAGAAATTATAGACGGAGGAAAAGGTGTTTAGAGGTAAAGTTAGAAAAATCCATTTTATTGGAATTGGCGGTTCTGGAATGAACGGCATAGCTGAATTATTGCTAAACCAAGGATACACGATAACAGGTTCAGATTTAAAAGAGTCTCCAACGATTGAAAGATTGAGAAATCTTGGAGCAAAAATATTTATAGGGCATAGTGAAGAAAATGTTAAAGATGCGGATGTTGTAGTGTATTCATCAGCTGTAAAACCCGATAACCCGGAAATGATAAAGGCAAAACAGCTTGGAATTCCGACAATACCAAGAGGGGAGATGCTTGCTGAATTAATGAGATTCAAATATGGGATAGCCATTGCCGGAAGTCACGGAAAAACAACAACAACATCAATGGTAGGAACCGTACTTGGAAAAACCGGATTTGACCCAACGGTTGTAATTGGCGGTAAGTTGGAAGCATACGGCAGTAATGCAAAGCTTGGAAGAGGAGAGTTCTTAGTCACAGAATCAGATGAAAGCGATGGTTCTTTTTTAAAATTAACTCCGACCATTGTTTCTATAAACAATATAGATTTAGAACATATAGGATTTTATAAAGACTTAGAAGACATTAAAAAAGCTTTTGTTGCCTTTGCAAATAAAGTACCATTTTATGGAGCAGCAGCTGTTAACATAGATGATGAAAACGTAAAAAGCATTTTGCCTTACATTGAAAGAAAAGTTATAAAATTTGGATTTTCAGAAGATGCAGATATTAGAGCTTATGATGTGAGATTAGAAAATGGTAGATACAAATTTAAAGTCAATGATTTTGGAGAGATACACCTTTCAGTTCCAGGCATTCATAATGTTTATAATGCCCTTGCTACAATAGCAATATGTAATGAGCTTAGCGTTCCTTTTTGTGTCATAAAAGAAAGCTTAGAAAACTTTAAAAATGCAAAAAGAAGGTTTGAGATAAAATACTCCAACGATATCATTGTCATTGACGATTACGCACACCATCCAACAGAACTAAAAGCAACATTATCAGCAGCAAGAGATTATTTTAAAGACAGAAGAATAATAGCAGTATTTCAACCTCATAGATATTCAAGATTAAATGCCTTATTTGAAGAATTTGCGAAAGCGTTTGATATTCCGGATATTACTATCGTAACGGAAGTTTATTCAGCAGGCGAAAGTCCAATTGAAAATGTTTCAGGCGAAAAATTGGCAGAGAAAATCAGGGAGTATGGAAATAATGTTTATTATGTATCAAATTTGGAAGAGGCAGAAAATCTGTTAAAAAATATCATTCAAAAAGGTGATGTAATACTAACCCTCGGAGCAGGAAGCATTACTCAGCTTAGCGACACTTTAGCTAAATATTTATCAGAAAAAGAGTAAAAATGGCAGTAGATAGATTTGTAAATAAAGATAATATGTCTCTTTTGACAGACCTGTATGAGCTTACAATGGCTCAGGTCTATTTTAATAAAGGAATGAATGGTACTGCTGTTTTTGATTTCTTTATCAGACCGACAAATAAAAGAAACTATTTTTTAAACGCAGGGCTTGAACTTTTAATAGATTATCTCTTAAATTTAAAATTTACAGAAGAAGATATAGATTTTTTAAGACAAACAGGCAGGTTTTCAGAAGAGTTTTTAGAATATCTTAGAAATTTTAAATTTACAGGAAATTTATATGCCATAGATGAAGGAGAGATAGTCTTTGCCAATGAACCCATAGTCCAAGTAGAAGCCCCATTAATAGAAGCCCAAATTATTGAGACATTTTTAATAAACACGCTTCAAATCTCAATCCTTGTAGCAACAAAAGCCTTAAGATGCTACAGCGTTGCTGAAAAAGCTCTACTTGTAGATTTTGGACTGAGAAGAGCTCATGGCACAGACGCAGGAATGATAGCATCAAGAAGTAGCTATATTGGTGGTTTTGTGGGAACATCAAATGTTTTAGCAGGCAAGGCTT
This is a stretch of genomic DNA from Sulfurihydrogenibium sp. YO3AOP1. It encodes these proteins:
- a CDS encoding histone deacetylase — translated: MKKVGYFYDDIYLEHDTGIGHPESPERLIYINKYLEPIKDKLIHLKPRRASAKEITLIHDIYYPQEIMDFCAAGGGYLDPDTHVGEYSYEAAVMAVGAGLEAIDNIVNGKIERAFCAVRPPGHHAEKDKAMGFCIFNNIAITARYVQQKGFNKVFIIDFDAHHGNGTQKAFYDDDTVFYFSTHEYPFYPGTGSKNEKGVGKGYGYTYNVPLPAGTGDEVYTEIYSQTLPELVKSFNPDIILVSAGYDLHQDDPLTYLEVSTEGIGTIVENILKSADVPYVFMLEGGYNLNALGESVRLTIEKMLYI
- the murC gene encoding UDP-N-acetylmuramate--L-alanine ligase, producing MFRGKVRKIHFIGIGGSGMNGIAELLLNQGYTITGSDLKESPTIERLRNLGAKIFIGHSEENVKDADVVVYSSAVKPDNPEMIKAKQLGIPTIPRGEMLAELMRFKYGIAIAGSHGKTTTTSMVGTVLGKTGFDPTVVIGGKLEAYGSNAKLGRGEFLVTESDESDGSFLKLTPTIVSINNIDLEHIGFYKDLEDIKKAFVAFANKVPFYGAAAVNIDDENVKSILPYIERKVIKFGFSEDADIRAYDVRLENGRYKFKVNDFGEIHLSVPGIHNVYNALATIAICNELSVPFCVIKESLENFKNAKRRFEIKYSNDIIVIDDYAHHPTELKATLSAARDYFKDRRIIAVFQPHRYSRLNALFEEFAKAFDIPDITIVTEVYSAGESPIENVSGEKLAEKIREYGNNVYYVSNLEEAENLLKNIIQKGDVILTLGAGSITQLSDTLAKYLSEKE
- the upp gene encoding uracil phosphoribosyltransferase, whose protein sequence is MENIKIVDNMVLKNALTKLRDKNLKSSQVRKQIEIIAKILLIEALKNENPIYAEVETPLAKGSFEALEEDKYVIVPILRAGLPMLNGCLEVLPEAKAGFLAIKRDEETLKSTLFYERLPDLNGKTVIIVDPMVATGGSLEYAISVIKKHNPEKIISLNIVASPEGIRNISKFKDVLFYIGQIDKELNDKGYIIPGIGDAGDRAFNT
- a CDS encoding UDP-N-acetylmuramoyl-L-alanyl-D-glutamate--2,6-diaminopimelate ligase; this translates as MKLLKEILTDEKIIYGNQETVIEGITNNSKKVEKNYAFFAIKGTSVDGHNFIDEAIKNGASVIFIEDEKYVESLKGKNITVVLTDNGRKSLALASNRFYDNPSEKLKVIAITGTNGKTTTSNLLAQYYEMAGYKVGVIGTINYRVGDEILSSGHTTPDPVEWFKTLKVMKDKGADVVVAEVSSHAADQYRVYSTKFHGGIFTNLTQDHLDYHQTMENYFLAKRRIFEQIDEFNKEAIYSINVDDEYGRRILDYLKNHLKVNDDKIITYGKTSEDFKILDYRLSLFETEFSYKYKDTLSKIKTKLRGVFNIYNLSAAVSFLIKDGFDLKFLEEKALHLKPIKGRFEVIEGQGFIVVIDYAHTPDALENILKSLNEIKENRIIAVFGAGGNRDKTKRPLMGETAEKLSDIVILTSDNPRNEDPLSIIEDILDGIKDKDKVITIVDRKQAIEKAISLAKEKDIILIAGKGHENYQIIGDKILHFDDAEVVKEIIDGGKGV
- a CDS encoding DNA polymerase domain-containing protein, translating into MKIYQILDVYSDQNGINIWLYNEKERIHIKKPYQPFFYFRKNESVKRLLQKKFKNIKIVKDIKIDLIDGEIEVYKVITQNPLTYNKIISFIKYSDIFTETDFYNIQLSPETLFMFEKKIYPFCKLEKTEKNGRCSFKKIDDLDLLDYEILPLRIMYIDFELGIGKENLRFLRHIPTLTIRFNEDEKSIVIDNDLEYLQELLIKKDPDIIIANYGDDILIPNLFEKGLKFLNRNNLPVIKKEGKSFVSYGQTVYTADMSLLLGRIHIDSRNSFFYKEVGLDGIIELSRISSLGMQAVARTTIGTPITYMEMKNAYENNFLIPYKKNQPEDFKTLEQLIKIDKGGLTLKPLVGLFENVAEYDFFSMYPSIITNYNLSYETINCKHPECKKTLPYTNYRICTKKIGIVPQTLKWLLERRLKYKQLLKKEKNQIYDNRQKALKWLLVVSFGYLGYKNAVFGRIESHEATTSIGRQLITFVKEILEAKGFRVIHILTDSIWVYKHDYTIDDYKKMEEYLNKRINEKFIPVNPDGIPFKILLEGVYDWIVFLPSKSNSVGVSNRYFGKFSNGEFKFRGIDLRRRDVPEFIKNFQLEVFEHLGKAKNKTEFLKLIKDIDEIFDKHKQKLMEGDFSLKDLIIKKKVSKDSSSYQKRTDLSEVAGTLLKEGFNLNPGESVNIIYILDKYIKAMPLEIYLTNPKPINIEKYLKMLEESKIGLLPKKLFGNVLR